Genomic DNA from Leptospira limi:
TCGCGCAATTCAAAATGCAATATTGATTGGAGAAATTTTAACAAAGAAAAAGTCAATTTTATCCCATGGATCATTTTTGCCATGGCTTGAAGGTAATGTTCCATTCACTCGGGCGACTGCTGCGAACTATATGCGAATGTATGAAAAAAGAGAAATTTTAAATGTAAAACGCGTTTTACATTTGAGAGATGCTCTGAAGCTTCTTGCTGAAGATTCTAAATCACCCAAAAATGAAAAAGTAATCAATAGGCCTATTCGCGAAATTTACAAAGATTTTAAGTCGGGAAAAAATCTATCAAAGTCTGATCGAGATGTTGTTCGGGGGTGGCTTTCTGGAAAAGTAGATTCACTCAAAACCAAAACAAAAAAATTAGAAGACGAACTTAAAAGACTTAAATCGTAACCTCTT
This window encodes:
- a CDS encoding DUF3102 domain-containing protein produces the protein MSKERSKLISSLTGKRPGEKEVLQLHTSIEDEDIQRINELHQSMLSNMSRAIQNAILIGEILTKKKSILSHGSFLPWLEGNVPFTRATAANYMRMYEKREILNVKRVLHLRDALKLLAEDSKSPKNEKVINRPIREIYKDFKSGKNLSKSDRDVVRGWLSGKVDSLKTKTKKLEDELKRLKS